Proteins encoded within one genomic window of Columba livia isolate bColLiv1 breed racing homer chromosome 1, bColLiv1.pat.W.v2, whole genome shotgun sequence:
- the RIOX2 gene encoding ribosomal oxygenase 2 isoform X4: MPKKGGKQVEMGKEMQTPCKRAKVEAACSPSVMSFESPDSLFGSLISPIKQEVFFREYWEQKPLLIQRNDNLMAAYYQSLFQFSNLKELCGQGLYYGRDINICRCVNGKKKVLNKEGKVNYMQLKKDFDQKKATIQFHQPQRFKEELWKIQEKLECYFGSLVGSNVYITPQGSQGLPPHYDDVEVFILQLEGEKHWRLYKPTVHLAREYNVESEDRIGNPTHEFILKPGDLLYFPRGTIHQADTPLGISYSTHVTISTYQNNSWGDFLLDAIPGLVFDTAKEDVALRTSIPRQLLMQVDIADSTKKLSSLLRQLADRLENTRELRSSDMKKDFIMNRLPPYLGCDADPLMPGGKLPKIDSKIRLQFRDHAIITVEPDQENSDEIHREMVYVYHSLKNRRETHMMGTEDDTASEEGTTQTHGLRFPLSYLDALKQIWSSSTVCVKELNLVSDEEKENLALSLWTECLLEVI, encoded by the exons ATGCCCAAGAAAGGAGGGAAGCAAgttgaaatgggaaaagaaatgcagacacCGTGTAAACGAGCAAAGGTGGAAGCAGCTTGTTCTCCGTCAGTCATGAGTTTTGAGAGCCCAGACAGCCTCTTCGGAAGCTTGATCTCTCCCATCAAACAAGAGGTGTTTTTCAGAGAGTATTGGGAACAAAAGCCACTGCTCATTCAGAGAAATGATAACCTGATGGCTGCTTACTACCAGTCCCTGTTCCAGTTCTCGAATTTGAAGGAACTGTGCGGCCAGGGTCTGTACTATGGGCGAGATATAAATATCTGCAGGTGTGTGAATGGTAAAAAGAAGGTTCTAAATAAagaaggcaaagtgaattacatgCAGCTGAAGAAGGACTTTGACCAGAAGAAGGCAACAATACAGTTTCATCAGCCTCAGAGATTTAAG gaggAGCTGTGGAAGATTCAGGAGAAGCTGGAGTGCTACTTCGGGTCTCTGGTTGGGTCTAATGTTTACATTACTCCCCAGGGTTCACAAGGCCTTCCCCCTCACTACGATGATGTTGAG GTGTTTATCCTTCAGCTAGAAGGTGAGAAACATTGGCGACTCTATAAACCAACGGTGCATTTAGCTCGGGAATATAATGTGGAATCAGAAGATAGGATTGGGAATCCCACACATGAGTTCATATTAAAG CCAGGTGACTTACTGTACTTTCCAAGAGGGACTATTCACCAAGCTGATACTCCTCTTGGGATCTCCTATTCTACACATGTGACCATCAGTACCTACCAAAACAA CTCTTGGGGAGATTTCTTGCTGGATGCAATTCCTGGCCTTGTGTTTGATACAGCAAAAGAAGATGTGGCGTTGCGGACAAGCATACCAAGGCAACTGCTTATG CAGGTGGATATAGCTGACTCGACAAAGAAACTGAGTAGCCTTCTAAGGCAGCTTGCGGACCGCCTGGAAAACACCAGAGAGCTGAGATCATCTGACATGAAGAAGGATTTCATTATGAACCGGTTGCCACCTTACTTGGGATGCGACGCTGATCCTTTGATGCCAG gtgGGAAATTGCCAAAAATAGACAGCAAAATCAGACTGCAGTTTAGAGATCATGCTATCATTACAGTGGAACCAGATCAAGAGAACTCT GATGAAATTCACAGGGAGATGGTTTATGTGTATCATTCCTTAAAGAACAGGAGAGAAACTCACATGATGGGGACAGAAGATGATACAGCTAGTGAGGAAGGCACAACACAG acTCATGGACTGCGGTTTCCTTTGTCATATTTGGATGCATTGAAGCAGATTTGGAGTAGCAGCACTGTTTGTGTCAAAGAGCTTAACCTTGTCTcagatgaagagaaagaaaaccttgCCTTGTCCCTATGGACTGAATGTCTACTTGAAGTTATCTGA
- the RIOX2 gene encoding ribosomal oxygenase 2 isoform X1 produces the protein MPKKGGKQVEMGKEMQTPCKRAKVEAACSPSVMSFESPDSLFGSLISPIKQEVFFREYWEQKPLLIQRNDNLMAAYYQSLFQFSNLKELCGQGLYYGRDINICRCVNGKKKVLNKEGKVNYMQLKKDFDQKKATIQFHQPQRFKEELWKIQEKLECYFGSLVGSNVYITPQGSQGLPPHYDDVEVFILQLEGEKHWRLYKPTVHLAREYNVESEDRIGNPTHEFILKPGDLLYFPRGTIHQADTPLGISYSTHVTISTYQNNSWGDFLLDAIPGLVFDTAKEDVALRTSIPRQLLMQVDIADSTKKLSSLLRQLADRLENTRELRSSDMKKDFIMNRLPPYLGCDADPLMPGGFRSGKLPKIDSKIRLQFRDHAIITVEPDQENSDEIHREMVYVYHSLKNRRETHMMGTEDDTASEEGTTQQTHGLRFPLSYLDALKQIWSSSTVCVKELNLVSDEEKENLALSLWTECLLEVI, from the exons ATGCCCAAGAAAGGAGGGAAGCAAgttgaaatgggaaaagaaatgcagacacCGTGTAAACGAGCAAAGGTGGAAGCAGCTTGTTCTCCGTCAGTCATGAGTTTTGAGAGCCCAGACAGCCTCTTCGGAAGCTTGATCTCTCCCATCAAACAAGAGGTGTTTTTCAGAGAGTATTGGGAACAAAAGCCACTGCTCATTCAGAGAAATGATAACCTGATGGCTGCTTACTACCAGTCCCTGTTCCAGTTCTCGAATTTGAAGGAACTGTGCGGCCAGGGTCTGTACTATGGGCGAGATATAAATATCTGCAGGTGTGTGAATGGTAAAAAGAAGGTTCTAAATAAagaaggcaaagtgaattacatgCAGCTGAAGAAGGACTTTGACCAGAAGAAGGCAACAATACAGTTTCATCAGCCTCAGAGATTTAAG gaggAGCTGTGGAAGATTCAGGAGAAGCTGGAGTGCTACTTCGGGTCTCTGGTTGGGTCTAATGTTTACATTACTCCCCAGGGTTCACAAGGCCTTCCCCCTCACTACGATGATGTTGAG GTGTTTATCCTTCAGCTAGAAGGTGAGAAACATTGGCGACTCTATAAACCAACGGTGCATTTAGCTCGGGAATATAATGTGGAATCAGAAGATAGGATTGGGAATCCCACACATGAGTTCATATTAAAG CCAGGTGACTTACTGTACTTTCCAAGAGGGACTATTCACCAAGCTGATACTCCTCTTGGGATCTCCTATTCTACACATGTGACCATCAGTACCTACCAAAACAA CTCTTGGGGAGATTTCTTGCTGGATGCAATTCCTGGCCTTGTGTTTGATACAGCAAAAGAAGATGTGGCGTTGCGGACAAGCATACCAAGGCAACTGCTTATG CAGGTGGATATAGCTGACTCGACAAAGAAACTGAGTAGCCTTCTAAGGCAGCTTGCGGACCGCCTGGAAAACACCAGAGAGCTGAGATCATCTGACATGAAGAAGGATTTCATTATGAACCGGTTGCCACCTTACTTGGGATGCGACGCTGATCCTTTGATGCCAGGTGGATTTCGAA gtgGGAAATTGCCAAAAATAGACAGCAAAATCAGACTGCAGTTTAGAGATCATGCTATCATTACAGTGGAACCAGATCAAGAGAACTCT GATGAAATTCACAGGGAGATGGTTTATGTGTATCATTCCTTAAAGAACAGGAGAGAAACTCACATGATGGGGACAGAAGATGATACAGCTAGTGAGGAAGGCACAACACAG cagacTCATGGACTGCGGTTTCCTTTGTCATATTTGGATGCATTGAAGCAGATTTGGAGTAGCAGCACTGTTTGTGTCAAAGAGCTTAACCTTGTCTcagatgaagagaaagaaaaccttgCCTTGTCCCTATGGACTGAATGTCTACTTGAAGTTATCTGA
- the RIOX2 gene encoding ribosomal oxygenase 2 isoform X3, with protein MPKKGGKQVEMGKEMQTPCKRAKVEAACSPSVMSFESPDSLFGSLISPIKQEVFFREYWEQKPLLIQRNDNLMAAYYQSLFQFSNLKELCGQGLYYGRDINICRCVNGKKKVLNKEGKVNYMQLKKDFDQKKATIQFHQPQRFKEELWKIQEKLECYFGSLVGSNVYITPQGSQGLPPHYDDVEVFILQLEGEKHWRLYKPTVHLAREYNVESEDRIGNPTHEFILKPGDLLYFPRGTIHQADTPLGISYSTHVTISTYQNNSWGDFLLDAIPGLVFDTAKEDVALRTSIPRQLLMQVDIADSTKKLSSLLRQLADRLENTRELRSSDMKKDFIMNRLPPYLGCDADPLMPGGKLPKIDSKIRLQFRDHAIITVEPDQENSDEIHREMVYVYHSLKNRRETHMMGTEDDTASEEGTTQQTHGLRFPLSYLDALKQIWSSSTVCVKELNLVSDEEKENLALSLWTECLLEVI; from the exons ATGCCCAAGAAAGGAGGGAAGCAAgttgaaatgggaaaagaaatgcagacacCGTGTAAACGAGCAAAGGTGGAAGCAGCTTGTTCTCCGTCAGTCATGAGTTTTGAGAGCCCAGACAGCCTCTTCGGAAGCTTGATCTCTCCCATCAAACAAGAGGTGTTTTTCAGAGAGTATTGGGAACAAAAGCCACTGCTCATTCAGAGAAATGATAACCTGATGGCTGCTTACTACCAGTCCCTGTTCCAGTTCTCGAATTTGAAGGAACTGTGCGGCCAGGGTCTGTACTATGGGCGAGATATAAATATCTGCAGGTGTGTGAATGGTAAAAAGAAGGTTCTAAATAAagaaggcaaagtgaattacatgCAGCTGAAGAAGGACTTTGACCAGAAGAAGGCAACAATACAGTTTCATCAGCCTCAGAGATTTAAG gaggAGCTGTGGAAGATTCAGGAGAAGCTGGAGTGCTACTTCGGGTCTCTGGTTGGGTCTAATGTTTACATTACTCCCCAGGGTTCACAAGGCCTTCCCCCTCACTACGATGATGTTGAG GTGTTTATCCTTCAGCTAGAAGGTGAGAAACATTGGCGACTCTATAAACCAACGGTGCATTTAGCTCGGGAATATAATGTGGAATCAGAAGATAGGATTGGGAATCCCACACATGAGTTCATATTAAAG CCAGGTGACTTACTGTACTTTCCAAGAGGGACTATTCACCAAGCTGATACTCCTCTTGGGATCTCCTATTCTACACATGTGACCATCAGTACCTACCAAAACAA CTCTTGGGGAGATTTCTTGCTGGATGCAATTCCTGGCCTTGTGTTTGATACAGCAAAAGAAGATGTGGCGTTGCGGACAAGCATACCAAGGCAACTGCTTATG CAGGTGGATATAGCTGACTCGACAAAGAAACTGAGTAGCCTTCTAAGGCAGCTTGCGGACCGCCTGGAAAACACCAGAGAGCTGAGATCATCTGACATGAAGAAGGATTTCATTATGAACCGGTTGCCACCTTACTTGGGATGCGACGCTGATCCTTTGATGCCAG gtgGGAAATTGCCAAAAATAGACAGCAAAATCAGACTGCAGTTTAGAGATCATGCTATCATTACAGTGGAACCAGATCAAGAGAACTCT GATGAAATTCACAGGGAGATGGTTTATGTGTATCATTCCTTAAAGAACAGGAGAGAAACTCACATGATGGGGACAGAAGATGATACAGCTAGTGAGGAAGGCACAACACAG cagacTCATGGACTGCGGTTTCCTTTGTCATATTTGGATGCATTGAAGCAGATTTGGAGTAGCAGCACTGTTTGTGTCAAAGAGCTTAACCTTGTCTcagatgaagagaaagaaaaccttgCCTTGTCCCTATGGACTGAATGTCTACTTGAAGTTATCTGA
- the RIOX2 gene encoding ribosomal oxygenase 2 isoform X2 — translation MPKKGGKQVEMGKEMQTPCKRAKVEAACSPSVMSFESPDSLFGSLISPIKQEVFFREYWEQKPLLIQRNDNLMAAYYQSLFQFSNLKELCGQGLYYGRDINICRCVNGKKKVLNKEGKVNYMQLKKDFDQKKATIQFHQPQRFKEELWKIQEKLECYFGSLVGSNVYITPQGSQGLPPHYDDVEVFILQLEGEKHWRLYKPTVHLAREYNVESEDRIGNPTHEFILKPGDLLYFPRGTIHQADTPLGISYSTHVTISTYQNNSWGDFLLDAIPGLVFDTAKEDVALRTSIPRQLLMQVDIADSTKKLSSLLRQLADRLENTRELRSSDMKKDFIMNRLPPYLGCDADPLMPGGFRSGKLPKIDSKIRLQFRDHAIITVEPDQENSDEIHREMVYVYHSLKNRRETHMMGTEDDTASEEGTTQTHGLRFPLSYLDALKQIWSSSTVCVKELNLVSDEEKENLALSLWTECLLEVI, via the exons ATGCCCAAGAAAGGAGGGAAGCAAgttgaaatgggaaaagaaatgcagacacCGTGTAAACGAGCAAAGGTGGAAGCAGCTTGTTCTCCGTCAGTCATGAGTTTTGAGAGCCCAGACAGCCTCTTCGGAAGCTTGATCTCTCCCATCAAACAAGAGGTGTTTTTCAGAGAGTATTGGGAACAAAAGCCACTGCTCATTCAGAGAAATGATAACCTGATGGCTGCTTACTACCAGTCCCTGTTCCAGTTCTCGAATTTGAAGGAACTGTGCGGCCAGGGTCTGTACTATGGGCGAGATATAAATATCTGCAGGTGTGTGAATGGTAAAAAGAAGGTTCTAAATAAagaaggcaaagtgaattacatgCAGCTGAAGAAGGACTTTGACCAGAAGAAGGCAACAATACAGTTTCATCAGCCTCAGAGATTTAAG gaggAGCTGTGGAAGATTCAGGAGAAGCTGGAGTGCTACTTCGGGTCTCTGGTTGGGTCTAATGTTTACATTACTCCCCAGGGTTCACAAGGCCTTCCCCCTCACTACGATGATGTTGAG GTGTTTATCCTTCAGCTAGAAGGTGAGAAACATTGGCGACTCTATAAACCAACGGTGCATTTAGCTCGGGAATATAATGTGGAATCAGAAGATAGGATTGGGAATCCCACACATGAGTTCATATTAAAG CCAGGTGACTTACTGTACTTTCCAAGAGGGACTATTCACCAAGCTGATACTCCTCTTGGGATCTCCTATTCTACACATGTGACCATCAGTACCTACCAAAACAA CTCTTGGGGAGATTTCTTGCTGGATGCAATTCCTGGCCTTGTGTTTGATACAGCAAAAGAAGATGTGGCGTTGCGGACAAGCATACCAAGGCAACTGCTTATG CAGGTGGATATAGCTGACTCGACAAAGAAACTGAGTAGCCTTCTAAGGCAGCTTGCGGACCGCCTGGAAAACACCAGAGAGCTGAGATCATCTGACATGAAGAAGGATTTCATTATGAACCGGTTGCCACCTTACTTGGGATGCGACGCTGATCCTTTGATGCCAGGTGGATTTCGAA gtgGGAAATTGCCAAAAATAGACAGCAAAATCAGACTGCAGTTTAGAGATCATGCTATCATTACAGTGGAACCAGATCAAGAGAACTCT GATGAAATTCACAGGGAGATGGTTTATGTGTATCATTCCTTAAAGAACAGGAGAGAAACTCACATGATGGGGACAGAAGATGATACAGCTAGTGAGGAAGGCACAACACAG acTCATGGACTGCGGTTTCCTTTGTCATATTTGGATGCATTGAAGCAGATTTGGAGTAGCAGCACTGTTTGTGTCAAAGAGCTTAACCTTGTCTcagatgaagagaaagaaaaccttgCCTTGTCCCTATGGACTGAATGTCTACTTGAAGTTATCTGA